In Spinacia oleracea cultivar Varoflay chromosome 5, BTI_SOV_V1, whole genome shotgun sequence, a single window of DNA contains:
- the LOC110802153 gene encoding thylakoid lumenal 15.0 kDa protein 2, chloroplastic codes for MAVHHLPWAVNGGRPTEIAARITCATNATPKVKLSHFKKWVSEVGSKSLKLALSSSLAIALSYNGVEYAEAKTGVNKPELLPKEYTTVIDVAGFLSSGQEKRLAEEVADLEKDTGFKLRILAQNYPDTPGLAIKDYWQVDDRTIVFVADPTFGNILNFNVGDQVDLDIPRSFWSRLAGKYGNIFYWKEKGEDASIEAAVNAISYCLREPVGPSNCSEVM; via the exons ATGGCGGTCCACCATCTTCCCTGGGCTGTCAATGGCGGAAGACCTACTGAAATAGCTGCTCGAATAACTTGTGCAACAAATGCAACTCCAAAAGTAAAACTGTCCCATTTTAAGAAGTGGGTATCTGAAGTTGGGTCGAAATCTCTCAAACTTGCTCTTTCTAGCTCTCTCGCTATTGCACTTTCTTATAATG GTGTCGAATACGCTGAAGCTAAAACGGGTGTTAATAAGCCGGAACTGCTCCCTAAAGAATACACTACAGTCATCGATGTTGCTGGCTTCCTCTCTTCTGGTCAG GAAAAGAGACTCGCGGAGGAAGTAGCTGATCTTGAGAAGGATACAGGGTTCAAGTTGAGAATCTTAGCACAGAATTACCCTGATACGCCCG GATTGGCAATCAAGGATTATTGGCAAGTAGATGATAGAACAATTGTCTTTGTTGCTGATCCTACTTTTG GTAatatattgaattttaacgtGGGAGATCAAGTTGATCTTGACATACCGCGTAGTTTCTGGAGCCGTTTGGCTGGGAAATATGGAAATATATTCTACTGGAAAGAAAAG GGAGAAGATGCATCGATTGAAGCTGCTGTTAATGCTATATCTTATTGCTTAAGAGAACCTGTTGGTCCAAGTAATTGCTCCGAGGTAATGTAA